A segment of the Actinomycetota bacterium genome:
GTGTCGATCTCGTCCGCGGCTCCGGGCAGGAACGCTTTCAGCGCGCCGAACCTCGACATCACGCTCAACAGCACATGGCCGCCGAGCTTGGTCACGCGAAGGAGTTCGCTGAGGGCGAGATCCGCATCTTCGAGCACCCAGCTGAGCGGACCCCCGTAGCACACCGTCACGTCGAATGAACCGTCATCGAACTGCGAGAGGTCTCGCATGTCAGCCAGATGACGCGTCTCGACCGTGTCCTCCAGACGGGCTTCAGCAACGTGCTCTTCGTTCAGACGGAGCTGTTCCGGCGAGATGTCGATCACCGCCACACGGGCGCCGAGCCGCGCGAGCTCGATCGTGAAACGCCCCGCGCCGGCGCCGACTTCCAACACACGATCATCGCGGCGCAAGAAGCGCTCGAGGTAGTGCCGGTGAACGTGGAAGCTCACGCGGTCGAAGGCCTTCACTTCGTGACGTGACCACTCGGCGTCCCCGTACTCGTCGAAGATGCTCGCGATGCTCTGGGGGTCGAATGTTCCCGTCATCGGCGCACCTTACCCAGAGGGTGCGGCCGCCGCCCGGGCGACGCCCGGCCAGGCGAGCACGAAGCTGTCGTCGTCCAGTTGGTGGATCGCGGGGACGCG
Coding sequences within it:
- a CDS encoding class I SAM-dependent methyltransferase, with protein sequence MTGTFDPQSIASIFDEYGDAEWSRHEVKAFDRVSFHVHRHYLERFLRRDDRVLEVGAGAGRFTIELARLGARVAVIDISPEQLRLNEEHVAEARLEDTVETRHLADMRDLSQFDDGSFDVTVCYGGPLSWVLEDADLALSELLRVTKLGGHVLLSVMSRFGALKAFLPGAADEIDTYGLEEMQAIVDTGYLPDNHSTLGPVHLYTWAEFRQLLGRHPCTIVAASAANFLSVGNTETCERWLRDDPAVWERFLEWEVIACAQPGAIDGGTHVITVVEAR